In Rhinolophus ferrumequinum isolate MPI-CBG mRhiFer1 chromosome 3, mRhiFer1_v1.p, whole genome shotgun sequence, the DNA window TAttaagtgctggcaaggatgtggagaaactggaattctCATGTACTGTCACGGGGAATAAAATTGTAAGCCGCTCTAGAAAAAATATTGCaggttctttaaaaagttaaaatggtatTTACCCGAGATAAATGAAATCCTaagtccatacaaagacttgtactcagatgCTTATAGTGTTTTTATTCCTAATGGCCCCAAACTGCAACCACTGCATGCCCTTCGATGGGCAAATGGATGCACAGACTGTGGTACCCTCATGCCATGGCGTCCTCCTCAGGAAGGAAGAGCACACTATTAACATGCGTAacgacatggaagaaccttagaGGCATcaggctgagtgaaagaagccagacaaaaagagTCCTTACTGTAGGAATTCACTGATGTAACATTCTAGAAAACGCAAACTAATATATAGTGACAGCAAATCAGTACCTCGTGATGTGGGGTGGGGAGCGCAGGAGGGGGCGCGAGGCGGGGATTAGGAGGAAACGTTTGCAGGTAACACACATGCTCATGAACTCCATCGTGGTGATGGTTTCACTGGGATATACTTATGTCAAATGATATTCTTTAAACGTTATATGTTATCATATGTCAATTTTGCCTCAAGAAAGCTattaaataaacacttaaaataatatcgaatgtttGAAGTAGAAGTTTGCTCAATTGTCTTCTCTCTTGGCTTAAGCTGCTCTAATAGTTTCTAAACCTGAATACAAAGTGAagtttttggggtgtgtgtgtgtgtgtgtgtgtgtgtgtgttgttggggttttttttaaggattttattgggtaaagggaacaggacttcattggggaacagtgtgtacttccaggattttttccaagtcaagttgtcctttcagtcttagttgtggagggcgcagttcagctccaggtccaggtgccattgcaggaggcacagcccaccataccttgcctgtccaaccggcaaccttgaggttgagaggatgcactccaacttactgagccatccggtagctcagcagcagctcagctcaaagtgccgtgttccatcttagttgcagggggcgctgcccaccatcccttgcgaaagttgaggagtcgaactggcagcattgtggttgagagccctctggcccatatgggaatcgaaccagcagcctttggcgttaggagtacggagctccaaccacctgagccaccaggctggctcCAAAGTGAACTTCCTTGATCTGTGATAATGTGTAATCTTGTGCTGTCTCATATGGTTGGCTAAGTGATTCATAACTGCAAAATTCTCAAGGTCAGGCCTCAAATCTTACACTTTTCTTGCATCCTCCTCCAGTGTCCAGACACAGAAAAGTTTAGCAAGTCCCTTTTGATTAACTAAATGTCTTTTGCACTATTTGACAAATTTGTAAAGGGGGGcattcaaaacaaaaaaggaagaatgatttttgtctatttttattcttttacttatcTGGAATATAGCATAGAGGACACAGGGATAAAAACGATAGCACCAAGTCACCAACAGAATCCTTTATGCAATCTGAGGTCTACAAACAGATTCGCCTGTCCCAGGGTTACATTAGAGAGCTCTGGGTTGAAGGCTGATGAAGACATGCCAAGGTGAAAGGATTGCCTGACTGCAATTCAGCTTCATTTCACTCCCTTGCCCTCTTTATTTTGACCAGGAAGGTGGCACTGACCAAAAAAGGAAGGAGAACTCCAGGAGTGCTTGATAAATAACAATGCCCTTTAAGTAACCATCCTCAGTGAGCAGGATTTCTCTCCACATTGGCCAAAGGATGGCAATAGGGTCTCTACTTGAACAGACCAGCAAAAGTGAAAGAGATGGAAACAGAACTACCATGAGAACCTGGGAGATCTACCctcaggggagaggaaagggcCAACATTATTCATTATAGTGGCGGGTAAAGTTGATTATCTTTGATTTCCGCCGTGGGAACTCTGTACTGCCTGCAGAAATACATCTGTTGTAGAAAATTATATTGCCCTGGGCTTTACTTTTGTAGATTATGTGGGCATAAGTGGTGACAAAGAACATCCAGAAACAGTGCATGAATATACGGGACACCAAACCAAACCAGCGCATGACTCTGACCTCTCCAATGCTGGTGTCACTGTTGGTAAGGATTTGTAGTACAGTGTTTACAGTTTCATAGAAACAGATCCAGATGATGCAGACCACCAAGCCCCTGCACATCTGGGCGTACACTGAGTACATGAGCAAGCAgctgatgatgatggtgatgcaAGATAGGAAGAGGACGATATTCAAACTCCCACAGATGAGGAACTGACGTATCAGGAGAATTACACTCTCGTTCCATTGGTCAACCTCAGTGCAATGGCTGCTCCTCAGTGGCTTCTGTTCGAAGATGAGGTACATGTCAGTGGCTACGATGGTAAAAACCCCTGCTAACACGGTGCCTGTTTTGGCCGTCATCCCACACCAGTGTTTCTGTCTCATGCTGAGAATTCCTGTGGAGACAAACAATATAAGGGGGACTTCTGCTTCCTATCCATGTGGTAAATTAAATTACCAGGGTGTCTGCCTCCAGTCCTAAAGgagaaaggacagagagaaataTGAAACCAGGAAATAACTGTAGAAATACAGAAGACTGTTTACAATTGattgggagtgggagtggggaggagggaggatgcAGTCTGGTGGCGGCGAGCAGATCAATTACAGGAGTGGTTCTCAACCTGTCTTCACATTAAAATCACTGAAAgttacaacaagaagacataacagtcatcaatatttatgcccccaatcagggagcaccgaaatataccaagcaactactaacagaactaaagggagaaattgaccaaaacacaattatactaggggacctaaatacatcactgacagctatggatagatcatccaaacagaaaataaataatgaaatagcagccctaaatgacgcattagatgaaatggacataattgacatatatagagcatttcatcctaaaacatcagactatacctTCTTTTCTACACATGGAAATCCTTTTCAAGTGCCATTGTGGGCTACATTTTGGGCTATAGGGCAAgtcttcatatatttaaaaggaGTTAAATCATACAGTTTATGTTTCTtcccaaaatgaaattaaattagatattaataacaaaaattatatctAGAAAATCCCCCAAAACTTGGAAATTAAATTACATACTTCTAAAAAACTGGCTGGTCAAGCAAACAGTTTAAAAGGGTAGTTAGACAATATCTTGAGCTAAATGATTACGAATATGCACAATACTAAATTTTCACCTAAAGC includes these proteins:
- the LOC117018842 gene encoding transmembrane protein 217-like, giving the protein MRQKHWCGMTAKTGTVLAGVFTIVATDMYLIFEQKPLRSSHCTEVDQWNESVILLIRQFLICGSLNIVLFLSCITIIISCLLMYSVYAQMCRGLVVCIIWICFYETVNTVLQILTNSDTSIGEVRVMRWFGLVSRIFMHCFWMFFVTTYAHIIYKSKAQGNIIFYNRCISAGSTEFPRRKSKIINFTRHYNE